One Paramisgurnus dabryanus chromosome 8, PD_genome_1.1, whole genome shotgun sequence DNA window includes the following coding sequences:
- the LOC135770253 gene encoding odorant receptor 131-2-like: MLNLTESNNLSNTSLLSNLKPLNEKALVVQVLVGILFYVNGLMIFTFLKKKAFLEETRYILFAQTLFVDSVNMLLTCLTMTGMVIQYAVHIIPCCIFCTVLSVLNICTPVTLVAMCLERYVAICMPLRHSSISTPKNTFIVLLVIWAVSFVLPLFVLVVFLVYASPVVLQSYVVCSLEVMLRVNWLADTRAASLQILFIIMFCIVISTYIKIMTAARSATSENKKSSKGLRTVILHGIQLFLCMLQFITPYIEMPLWKVDLVMFFNVRYSNYILFVISPRCLSPLIYGLRDKKFCNALKHYAFCGFAVVNRHKIQHAKTIPLEVN; this comes from the coding sequence TAAGCAACACTTCTTTGTTGTCTaatttaaaaccattaaatgAAAAAGCGTTGGTGGTGCAGGTTCTCGTGGGAATACTTTTCTATGTAAATGGACTGATGATCTTCACATTCCTGAAGAAAAAGGCCTTCTTGGAAGAAACCCGCTACATTTTGTTTGCTCAGACGCTTTTTGTTGACTCTGTTAATATGCTGTTAACTTGTTTAACCATGACAGGAATGGTTATTCAATATGCAGTTCACATTATTCCATGTTGTATCTTCTGTACAGTTTTGTCTGTGCTCAATATTTGTACTCCTGTGACTCTTGTAGCGATGTGTTTGGAGCGCTATGTTGCTATATGTATGCCTTTAAGACACTCCAGCATTTCAACacccaaaaacacttttattgtACTTCTTGTGATATGGGCTGTCAGTTTTGTTTTACCACTGTTTGTACTTGTAGTGTTTCTTGTTTATGCTTCACCTGTTGTCCTGCAATCGTATGTTGTCTGTAGTCTGGAGGTCATGTTACGAGTAAACTGGTTGGCAGACACGAGGGCTGCAAGTCTACAGATATTATTTATCATAATGTTTTGTATTGTCATCTCCACCTACATTAAAATTATGACTGCAGCCCGATCAGCCACATCTGAAAACAAAAAGTCATCTAAGGGTCTCAGAACTGTAATTCTCCATGGTATTCAGCTGTTTCTATGTATGCTGCAGTTTATAACCCCTTATATAGAAATGCCTTTATGGAAAGTAGATTTAGTGATGTTTTTTAATGTAAGATACTCAAATTACATTCTGTTTGTTATCTCACCTCGTTGTCTGAGTCCATTAATTTATGGATTAAGAGACAAAAAGTTTTGTAATGCTCTGAAACATTACGCCTTTTGTGGCTTTGCTGTGGTTAATCGGCACAAAATACAGCATGCTAAAACAATCCCATTAGAGGTGAATTAA